TCTTCCCGTTCCCGTCGGTGCGACGGGCCACATCCATAAGCGTCGGGTTGTTTCCGCCTAAAATAGCCATTTACCGTTCCTCCTTAAGACAACTTCCCATATATGAGCTCCGCGGCTTCCTTCACCGGATCGCCGCCGCTTCCTCCGCGTCCGCCGGGTATGAACCTGTCGTCGGAGAGGTCCTTCGCCATCTTCACCATCGCCTTGACGAAAGGCGGGTAATTTCCGAGGTTGGACCTGTCCAAATACGCCACGAACTCCGGCCCCGCGTACTTCGCCAGCACGCGGGAGACTGTCGCCAGGTTCTCCTTCAGCTCAGCTCCGCCGATCTCCGGGTCCTCGCGGATCTCCTTTTCCCACGCCGCGAGCTGCACGCGGTCCGCCTCGAGCTGCGCCTCGCGCGCCGCCGAGAGGCGCTTGATGTAAAGGTCGGCCACAGCCTGCGCCTGCTCGTTCGTCGCCTTGAGCCCCCGCATGATGGGTGTCAGCTCCGCAAGCCCCTCTTCGTCCAACGTCCAGCCCTCCGGCATCGTGAGCTCGTACTTCTCAGGGGCCCCCGGCTCCGACGGCGCTTCCTGTTTGCCGCCAGGCGAACATTTAGAACTTCCTTGGGACGCGCCTAGTGCCGCGTGCGTTTCGCGGCCGCCGCCCTCCTCTGCCGCCGCAGGCGGATCCGTCTCTATATCCTTCGTGAGCAGAGAGCGCTCGAAAGTTTCCTTCTCTTTCCCTTCGCCGGCCTGCCGCCCCTGTGCCGGCTGCTGTTCCGGTTCGCCGCCCGGAGTGTTTTCCAGCGAACCTTCCGCCGCCTTAGCCGCCGCTGTTTCGTCTGCCATCTTTATCTCTCCTTATCCCTCCTGCGTGAATATGTTCTCATCTTCGGTGCAGGAGCCCCAAAGATTTATCTCTATAGCGCGATAGCCCTTGTCCTTCTTCCTGTTGAAAAAAGCCTCGGCGCGCGGCGGCCTCTCCGGCTTCACGCGCGCGGACTATGGCCCTCTGCCTGGCGCTCCAAGGGTCTTCCTTTTCCTCCTTGGACATCTTTTCCTCTGGAGGAAGGCACGTCACCGCATAGAGCTTAAGCTCATCGCCCTTAGCCGTAACGCTCGGGAAGATCATCTCGGCCGCATTTTCCTCACCCCGTTCCGCCATAAGAAACCTCCTCTTCTTCCGACTTATTATCGGCTTCTTCGCGAAGCTCGATCTCCTTATTCCAGCGCCCGAACTCCTTCATACAGCCCAGCGGCTCCGCGCCGGCGCTGAAGGCCATTTCGAAAACGCGCTGCCCGACGTTGCGCTCGCCCTCGCGGTAATACGTGTCCTCTACAGTGGGGGAGTCGCGCGCCGAACTTTTGAGAAAGCCCGTCTCCTCGATCAGCAGCCCGACGAAAATCCGCCCCTCCGGGATTCCCAGAAGGGCGGACATCAGGCGCCTCTCGGCGTTACGCCTCTGTTCGGTCATATTTACACCTCAATTCTTTTTTTGTTAAACTACCCCCATAGGAGGTGATTTGAAATGCCTGAATCCACCAACGGCGATTCCCTTAAAGTAACGGCGTCATTGGTAACGTCTATTGTTGAGCATGGCGGCCCCATAGACGCATCAAAGATAGCCGAACTCTTTGAGACTATTTTCCTGACCGTCGAAAAATGCCGCATTATGAATGTTTGCGAAATCCGCAATCGCTTCAACAAGAGCGGCTAACTATTCAATACGTCCAGCACCGCCGGCAGAGCCGCGCTCTCCGCCGGCGTGCATTCTCCACGCAGGCAGCGCGCTACGTACTCCTTGACCTCTTCTTTTATTTCCGCCGCCTCTTCTTGTGTAAGCCATATCCTCACGCTTCACACCCCTCTCAAAGCCCGTTCGTAAACATATCGTTTACGGCGGAAAGCGCCGAGCCTTCCCTCACGTCGGTGTTGGCCAGCGCCTCAGCGCCCTGCGCCGCCTGCGCGCCCGACTGTATGGCCGCCTGCATCTGCGCGATCTGCTCCTGCTTCTGCGCCGCCTGGGCGCGCGCGGCGCGTATCTCTTCCACTGCGGCCGGCTCGCGCAGTATCTTTGCCGGCGCTCCCGACAGCCTGCAGTACTCTCGGATCGCGCCGTCCACATCCAGCGCGTCCGCCGCTTCCGGGAACGACGCGGCGATAGACCCGATAAATGAGACGCTCTGCTCGATCGGCTTCATGCCCTGCATCTTCTGCGCCTGCGCCAAAATCGATACGAACTCGATATTTATATCCGACGCGCCGCGCAGCGCCTCCGGAGGCTCCGGGATATAACCCGCCTCGTCCATTATGACGTATATGCGCTCTATCGCCGGAGAAAGCAGCTCCCTTTCCAGCCGTCCGAGCACCGGCCCCAGCACCAGCATCTTCTCCTCGTGCCGCTCGATTATCTCCCTAGCCGTCATCTGCGGCCTGTCCGCCTGCTGCAGCATAAGGAACAGATCTGCGTACATCGTGCTGCGTATCGATTCCGTCGTCTCCTGGATGATCTGCTGCAGCCCCGGCAGATTGAGCTGGACGTTGTACAGCGGCAGCACCTGTTGCACCTGCCCGTCGGGGACGAAAGTCACGCCGTTGGGCGCGGAGCGCACCCCCGAACGCCGCAGCCCTTCCGGGGCCACCAGCGGAGGAGCCACCTGCTTGCGGATCGCAACGGCCCTGTCGCGTATCTGTATCCGCAGCTCCTTGGCGTCCGGCAGCGCCTCCGCGCCGGGGCCGTATCCGTATATATCGTTGTCGATACAGTGCCACCTCGGAGTCATCGCGGGGAAGTCCGAATAGCCGCGGACGGCCAAAAGCCTCTCCTCCATGCCGCCGCTCTCCCAGTAGACGGAGCGGAACGGCTTGCGCGTGACATGCTCGTAATCCGGCTCGATCGCCTGATGCACGAGAAAACGCGTGAACGGGCTCGATTTCGCCGCCGACCGCACCCCGTCCGAGGCGTTCTCTTCGCCGAATATGGAGACGATCTGCTTCGCGGTGAGGTCGAAATCCCTATAGACGCAGTCCACGTCGTAGCCGTTAGAGGCCCCCAGCCAATAGCGGCCGCAGGTGAGCGTCCCGCAGCGGATGAAATTCTCATAATCCGGCTCGATGAACATTACCCCCGTGCCGAAGGTGACGAGTTCCTCATAGACGTTATGCAGCGCGTGATAGAAGTTGCTGCCCTGCATCACGCGCATCATGCG
Above is a genomic segment from Synergistes jonesii containing:
- a CDS encoding Bbp19 family protein: MTEQRRNAERRLMSALLGIPEGRIFVGLLIEETGFLKSSARDSPTVEDTYYREGERNVGQRVFEMAFSAGAEPLGCMKEFGRWNKEIELREEADNKSEEEEVSYGGTG
- a CDS encoding portal protein — protein: MERTVNAAELKRGLELRRAELRSAASYIDPLWRELRSYIHPFRGRFDGEKDVLPDMGKVLSSAPMKARSTLVAGMQSGLTSPSRQWFKLSTHDHALSDDWEVRNWLDDVHDRMMRVMQGSNFYHALHNVYEELVTFGTGVMFIEPDYENFIRCGTLTCGRYWLGASNGYDVDCVYRDFDLTAKQIVSIFGEENASDGVRSAAKSSPFTRFLVHQAIEPDYEHVTRKPFRSVYWESGGMEERLLAVRGYSDFPAMTPRWHCIDNDIYGYGPGAEALPDAKELRIQIRDRAVAIRKQVAPPLVAPEGLRRSGVRSAPNGVTFVPDGQVQQVLPLYNVQLNLPGLQQIIQETTESIRSTMYADLFLMLQQADRPQMTAREIIERHEEKMLVLGPVLGRLERELLSPAIERIYVIMDEAGYIPEPPEALRGASDINIEFVSILAQAQKMQGMKPIEQSVSFIGSIAASFPEAADALDVDGAIREYCRLSGAPAKILREPAAVEEIRAARAQAAQKQEQIAQMQAAIQSGAQAAQGAEALANTDVREGSALSAVNDMFTNGL